One window from the genome of Rhodopseudomonas sp. P2A-2r encodes:
- a CDS encoding acyl-CoA synthetase, producing MTHPSIHARTNPDKIAYLMAGSGKSMTYRQLDQRSNQGAHLFRSLGLEAGDHIALLMENRLEFMEICWAAQRSGLYYTAISRYLTPEEIAYIVKDCGAKVVITSPKGTEVIAPLISGAADTLFYCVDGPHENFRDWDAAVAAQSATPIADETAGTDMLYSSGTTGRPKGIKRDLNNGPIDVPSPFLKLLCADMCGMNADSIYLSPAPLYHAAPLRFNMMAVTLGGTSVIMESFDAEQFLKLVEQYKATQSQLVPTMFVRMLKLPDEVRLRYDISSLKGAIHAAAPCPVDVKAQMIDWWGPILIEYYAGSEGNGVTVSNSQQWLSHRGTVGRAVTGVLKILDENDEELPVGQIGTVYFADAPVFSYHNDAEKTKRAYNARGWSTLGDVGYLDDEGFLYLTDRKSYMIISGGVNIYPQETEDVLITHPEIADVAVFGVPNEEMGEEVKAVVQPHDMSRAGKQLEAELMLFCRKHLSPIKCPKSIDFEAELPRTPTGKLVKRHLRDRYWPQKASA from the coding sequence ATGACGCATCCGTCGATCCACGCGCGGACGAATCCCGACAAGATCGCCTACCTGATGGCGGGCTCGGGCAAGTCCATGACCTATCGCCAGCTCGACCAACGCTCCAATCAGGGCGCGCACCTGTTCCGATCGCTTGGCCTCGAGGCCGGCGATCACATCGCGTTACTGATGGAGAACCGGCTGGAATTCATGGAGATCTGCTGGGCGGCGCAGCGCAGCGGGCTGTACTACACTGCGATCAGCCGCTACCTCACGCCGGAGGAGATCGCCTACATCGTCAAGGACTGCGGCGCGAAGGTGGTCATCACCTCGCCGAAAGGAACAGAAGTGATTGCGCCGCTGATCTCCGGCGCGGCGGATACGTTGTTCTATTGCGTCGACGGCCCGCACGAGAACTTCCGCGACTGGGATGCCGCGGTTGCGGCCCAGTCCGCCACGCCGATCGCCGACGAAACCGCCGGCACTGACATGCTGTATTCGTCCGGCACCACCGGGCGGCCGAAGGGCATCAAACGCGACCTGAACAACGGCCCCATCGATGTGCCGAGCCCGTTCCTCAAGCTGTTGTGCGCCGACATGTGCGGCATGAATGCCGACAGCATCTATCTGTCGCCGGCGCCGCTGTATCACGCCGCTCCCTTGCGCTTCAACATGATGGCGGTCACGCTGGGTGGCACCTCGGTGATCATGGAGTCTTTCGACGCCGAGCAATTCCTGAAGCTGGTCGAACAATACAAGGCAACCCAGTCGCAGCTGGTGCCGACCATGTTCGTGCGCATGCTGAAGCTGCCGGACGAGGTTCGTCTGCGTTACGACATCTCTTCGCTGAAAGGCGCGATCCATGCCGCGGCGCCCTGCCCGGTGGACGTAAAAGCGCAGATGATCGACTGGTGGGGGCCGATCCTGATCGAGTACTATGCCGGCTCCGAAGGCAATGGCGTCACCGTGTCGAATTCGCAGCAATGGCTGTCTCATCGCGGCACCGTCGGCCGCGCGGTCACCGGGGTGCTGAAAATCCTCGATGAGAACGACGAGGAATTGCCGGTCGGCCAGATCGGCACGGTGTATTTTGCAGACGCGCCGGTGTTCTCCTATCACAACGACGCCGAGAAGACGAAGCGCGCCTATAACGCCCGCGGCTGGTCGACGCTGGGCGACGTCGGGTATCTCGACGACGAAGGCTTCCTCTACCTCACTGACCGCAAGTCCTACATGATCATCTCTGGCGGCGTGAACATCTATCCGCAGGAAACCGAGGACGTGCTGATCACCCATCCTGAGATCGCCGACGTCGCGGTGTTCGGCGTGCCCAACGAAGAGATGGGCGAAGAGGTCAAGGCGGTGGTGCAGCCGCACGACATGAGCCGCGCCGGCAAGCAGCTGGAGGCCGAGCTGATGCTGTTCTGCCGCAAGCACCTGTCGCCGATCAAATGCCCGAAGAGCATCGACTTCGAAGCCGAACTGCCGCGCACCCCAACCGGCAAGCTGGTGAAGCGGCATCTGCGGGATCGCTACTGGCCACAGAAGGCAAGCGCTTAG
- a CDS encoding alpha/beta fold hydrolase translates to MTEPLSAIDAALLPPGIRSRFVDDINGLRMHVLEAGFETRDRPCILLLHGFPELAYSWRKVMPQLAAAGYHVLALDQRGYGRTTGWDADYDGDLAPFRLLNLVRDALGLVAAFGYRHVEAVVGHDFGSSVAAWCALVRPDVFRAVALMSAPFAGPPPLPFGTADVPAAPKPEDPVHRDLAALPRPRKHYQWYYSTREANGDMQRAPQGVHDFLRGYYHHKSADWTGNRPFPLNSWTASELAKLPTYYVMRLGQTMAETVAEEMPSPAQIAANRWLPDLELAFYAGEYDRTGFQGGLQWYRCGTSGAFTAEHETYSGRSIDVPSCFISGRQDWGIYQRSGTIEAMQTTACSDMRGVHLIDHAGHWVQQEQPDEVSRLLLEFFTQAAGR, encoded by the coding sequence ATGACCGAGCCCCTCTCTGCCATCGATGCCGCCCTACTGCCGCCGGGTATCCGCTCGCGCTTCGTCGACGACATCAACGGCCTGCGCATGCACGTGCTGGAGGCCGGCTTCGAGACCAGGGACCGGCCGTGCATCCTGCTGCTGCACGGTTTCCCCGAACTGGCCTATAGCTGGCGCAAGGTGATGCCGCAGCTGGCGGCAGCCGGCTATCACGTGCTGGCGCTGGACCAGCGCGGCTATGGCCGCACCACCGGCTGGGATGCGGACTATGACGGCGACCTCGCGCCGTTCCGCCTGCTCAATCTAGTGCGCGATGCGCTTGGGCTGGTGGCCGCCTTCGGCTATCGCCACGTCGAGGCGGTGGTCGGTCACGATTTCGGCTCGTCGGTGGCGGCATGGTGCGCGCTGGTGCGGCCCGACGTGTTTCGCGCGGTGGCCTTGATGAGTGCGCCGTTCGCCGGCCCGCCGCCGCTGCCGTTCGGCACCGCCGACGTGCCGGCGGCGCCGAAGCCGGAAGATCCCGTGCACCGCGATCTCGCCGCCCTGCCGCGGCCACGCAAGCATTATCAATGGTACTATTCGACGCGCGAGGCCAACGGCGACATGCAGCGTGCGCCACAGGGCGTGCATGATTTCCTGCGCGGCTATTATCATCACAAGAGCGCGGACTGGACCGGCAACAGGCCATTCCCGCTGAATAGCTGGACCGCGAGCGAGCTGGCCAAGCTGCCGACCTATTACGTGATGAGACTCGGCCAAACCATGGCCGAAACCGTCGCCGAGGAAATGCCGTCGCCGGCCCAGATCGCGGCGAACCGGTGGCTGCCGGACCTGGAGCTGGCGTTCTATGCCGGCGAATATGACCGCACCGGATTCCAGGGCGGCTTGCAATGGTATCGCTGCGGCACGTCGGGCGCATTCACCGCCGAGCACGAGACCTACTCCGGCCGCAGCATTGACGTCCCAAGCTGCTTCATTTCAGGACGACAGGATTGGGGCATCTATCAGCGGTCCGGCACCATCGAGGCGATGCAGACCACGGCCTGCAGCGACATGCGGGGCGTGCATCTGATCGACCACGCCGGCCACTGGGTGCAGCAGGAGCAGCCGGACGAGGTCAGCCGGCTGCTCCTGGAGTTCTTCACGCAGGCTGCCGGGCGATAA
- a CDS encoding SDR family NAD(P)-dependent oxidoreductase: protein MQLKDVAVFITGGGSGLGAATARAMAAKGAKVAVFDRSQENAEKVAAEIKGISVVGDVTSEADVQAGLAKAEAAHGIARVLVNCAGIGGSQRIVGKQGVYPLEKFTNVIMVNLIGTFNVLRLFAEQAVKLDAVGEERGVIINTASVAAYEGQIGQIAYSASKGGVVGLTLPAARDLASQKIRVNTIAPGLFLTPLLMGLNEEARASLGAQVPHPARLGDASEYGNLAVHIVENPMLNGETIRLDGAIRMAPR from the coding sequence ATGCAGTTGAAGGACGTGGCCGTATTCATCACCGGTGGCGGTTCTGGGCTGGGTGCTGCGACCGCACGCGCCATGGCGGCCAAGGGCGCCAAGGTCGCGGTGTTCGATCGCAGCCAGGAAAATGCCGAGAAGGTTGCAGCTGAAATCAAAGGCATATCCGTGGTCGGCGACGTCACCAGCGAGGCCGACGTGCAGGCTGGTCTGGCCAAGGCGGAAGCTGCGCACGGCATCGCGCGAGTGCTGGTCAACTGCGCCGGCATCGGCGGCTCGCAGCGCATCGTCGGCAAGCAGGGCGTCTATCCGTTGGAGAAATTCACCAACGTCATCATGGTCAACCTGATCGGCACCTTCAACGTGCTGCGGCTGTTCGCCGAACAGGCCGTGAAGCTGGATGCCGTCGGCGAAGAGCGCGGCGTCATCATCAACACCGCCTCTGTGGCTGCCTATGAAGGCCAGATCGGGCAGATCGCCTATTCGGCGTCGAAGGGTGGCGTCGTCGGCCTGACCCTGCCGGCCGCGCGCGACCTCGCCTCGCAGAAAATTCGCGTCAACACCATCGCGCCCGGCCTGTTTCTCACGCCGCTGCTGATGGGCCTCAACGAGGAAGCCCGCGCCAGCCTCGGCGCGCAGGTGCCGCACCCGGCGCGTCTTGGCGACGCCTCGGAATACGGCAACCTCGCGGTCCATATCGTCGAGAACCCGATGCTCAACGGCGAGACCATTCGTCTCGACGGCGCCATCCGCATGGCGCCGAGGTAG
- a CDS encoding TetR family transcriptional regulator, whose protein sequence is MIASPHISSAGRTPPGKNSTADKLLVAASELMILSNSIEVSLSEIAQRSGVNAALVKYHFGNKDGLLLALLARDAATEMTNLDYLMAQPISSTAKLKLHVAGIIKAYHQFPYMNRLIHYLLHESSSEAADEVSKFFIGPLLDFHRRLLAEGFAAGEFRKIDPVLFYTSLIGACDNLFFSRHAMSRAIGVGPVTDEVCRDYVAHMEAMLLGGMLINNTAGSTVG, encoded by the coding sequence ATGATCGCATCTCCGCACATCAGTTCCGCCGGGCGTACACCTCCGGGCAAGAACTCCACCGCCGACAAGCTGTTGGTGGCGGCCAGCGAACTGATGATTCTCAGCAATTCCATCGAAGTGTCGCTGAGCGAGATTGCGCAGAGGTCCGGGGTCAACGCGGCGCTGGTGAAATATCATTTCGGCAACAAGGACGGGCTGCTGCTGGCGCTGCTGGCGCGTGACGCCGCCACCGAGATGACCAACCTCGATTACCTAATGGCGCAGCCGATCTCGTCCACTGCCAAGCTGAAGCTGCACGTGGCCGGGATCATCAAGGCCTATCACCAGTTCCCCTACATGAACCGGCTGATCCATTATCTGCTGCACGAGAGCAGCTCCGAGGCCGCCGACGAAGTATCAAAGTTCTTCATCGGGCCGCTGCTGGATTTCCATCGCCGGCTGCTGGCCGAGGGCTTCGCCGCCGGTGAATTCCGCAAGATCGATCCGGTGCTGTTCTACACCAGCCTCATCGGCGCCTGCGATAACCTGTTCTTCAGCCGCCATGCCATGTCGCGCGCCATTGGCGTCGGCCCGGTGACGGATGAAGTCTGCCGCGACTACGTCGCCCATATGGAGGCGATGCTGCTCGGCGGCATGCTGATCAATAACACGGCCGGATCAACGGTCGGATGA
- a CDS encoding acyl-CoA dehydrogenase family protein, translated as MNFDFSDDQKQLRDQARRFLAEKCPPKAVREVLDGKATYDKALWKGLAEMGFLGVAIPEEFGGTGAGHLELCVIAEEMGRALAPVPFSSTVYLAAEALLLAGSDAQKKKWLPLIASGEAIGTLALFEGSGNPSPDKIQLVAANGMLSGTKKPVPDGAIADFAIVAARTASTGRETDIALFIVDLKGDGVEAKALANVDPSRQQAVITFKNAKAELLGAANEGWSILSRVLDRAAVLVAFEQVGGSDRALEMGRDYALDRIAFGRQIGSFQAVKHMLADMYVSATLARSNCYYGAWALSTNASELPEAAAAARISATQAFQHCSKNNIQVHGGMGFTWEFDCHMYYRRSNALALGLGSLSYWEDQLIDRMRQRNAA; from the coding sequence ATGAACTTCGATTTCTCCGACGACCAGAAACAGCTCCGCGACCAAGCCCGCCGCTTCCTCGCCGAAAAATGCCCGCCGAAGGCCGTGCGCGAGGTGCTCGACGGCAAGGCAACCTATGACAAGGCGCTTTGGAAGGGCCTCGCGGAGATGGGTTTTCTCGGCGTCGCCATTCCCGAGGAATTCGGCGGCACCGGCGCCGGACATCTGGAACTGTGCGTGATCGCCGAGGAGATGGGTCGTGCGCTGGCGCCGGTGCCGTTCTCCTCCACGGTCTATCTCGCTGCCGAGGCGCTGCTGCTGGCCGGGTCAGATGCGCAGAAGAAAAAGTGGCTGCCGCTGATCGCGTCGGGCGAGGCGATCGGCACGCTGGCGCTGTTCGAAGGCTCCGGCAACCCGTCGCCGGACAAGATCCAGCTGGTCGCCGCCAACGGCATGCTGAGCGGCACCAAGAAGCCGGTGCCCGACGGCGCCATCGCCGATTTCGCCATCGTCGCCGCGCGCACGGCCTCGACCGGCCGCGAGACCGACATCGCGCTGTTCATCGTCGACCTCAAGGGCGACGGCGTGGAAGCCAAGGCGCTGGCCAATGTCGATCCGTCGCGCCAGCAGGCCGTGATCACCTTCAAGAACGCAAAAGCCGAACTGCTCGGCGCCGCCAATGAAGGCTGGAGCATCCTGTCGCGCGTGCTCGACCGTGCTGCGGTACTGGTCGCCTTCGAACAGGTCGGCGGCTCCGACCGCGCGCTGGAAATGGGCCGCGACTACGCGCTCGACCGTATCGCGTTCGGTCGGCAGATCGGCTCGTTCCAGGCGGTCAAGCACATGCTCGCCGACATGTATGTGTCGGCCACGCTGGCGCGCTCGAACTGCTACTATGGCGCCTGGGCGCTCTCGACGAATGCTTCTGAATTGCCGGAAGCCGCCGCCGCCGCGCGCATCAGTGCGACGCAAGCATTCCAGCATTGCTCCAAGAATAATATCCAGGTCCATGGCGGCATGGGATTCACCTGGGAGTTCGATTGCCACATGTACTACCGCCGCTCCAATGCGCTGGCGCTCGGGCTGGGCAGCCTATCGTACTGGGAAGACCAGTTGATCGATCGCATGCGCCAGCGCAACGCGGCTTGA
- a CDS encoding acyl-CoA dehydrogenase: MNFDDTPQEAAFRAEAKAWIAANAPKQYEDELKKASLGRIQLKSNNILDVAKAWQKKKADAGWAVPHWPKDYGGRGATPIERVIWQQEEGVFGKLGALFIIGHGMCGPTMMAYASEDQKRHYLPPLASGENIWCQLFSEPAGGSDVAGLRTRAEKDGDDWVINGQKIWTSGAHYSDYGILITRTDPNVAKHKGLTMFFLDMKSPGVEIKPIKQANGQSEFNEVYFTDVRISDAQRLGAVGDGWNVSLTTLMNERMAIGAGMATGFPELFEFCSNLMLEDGPAIDDRAVRSKLASWAVKARGLKYTSFRAISALSRGERPGPENSIGKLVAGSMLQDVATYALDLQGAAGVLTGPDEADAAGKFQAMLLRSPATRVEGGTDEILRNIIAERVLGLPGDIRVDKDVPFNKIPTRER; the protein is encoded by the coding sequence ATGAATTTCGATGACACCCCGCAGGAGGCCGCGTTCCGCGCCGAAGCAAAAGCCTGGATCGCGGCCAACGCGCCGAAGCAGTACGAGGATGAACTGAAGAAGGCTTCGCTCGGCCGCATCCAGCTCAAGAGCAACAATATTCTCGACGTCGCAAAGGCCTGGCAAAAGAAAAAGGCCGATGCCGGCTGGGCGGTGCCGCATTGGCCGAAAGATTATGGCGGCCGCGGCGCGACGCCCATCGAGCGGGTGATCTGGCAGCAGGAGGAGGGCGTGTTTGGCAAGCTCGGCGCGCTGTTCATCATCGGTCACGGTATGTGCGGGCCGACCATGATGGCCTATGCCTCCGAAGACCAGAAGCGGCACTACCTGCCGCCGCTGGCGTCGGGCGAAAACATCTGGTGCCAGTTGTTCTCGGAGCCCGCCGGCGGCTCCGACGTCGCCGGCCTGCGCACCCGCGCCGAGAAGGACGGCGATGACTGGGTCATCAACGGCCAGAAGATCTGGACCTCGGGCGCACATTATTCGGACTACGGCATTCTCATCACCCGGACCGACCCGAACGTGGCCAAGCACAAGGGTCTCACTATGTTCTTCCTCGACATGAAGAGCCCGGGCGTCGAGATCAAGCCGATCAAGCAGGCCAACGGCCAGTCGGAATTCAACGAGGTGTATTTCACCGACGTGCGGATTTCCGACGCGCAGCGGCTCGGCGCCGTCGGCGATGGCTGGAACGTATCGCTGACCACGCTGATGAACGAGCGCATGGCGATCGGCGCGGGCATGGCCACCGGCTTTCCGGAACTGTTCGAGTTCTGCAGCAACCTGATGCTCGAGGATGGCCCGGCCATCGACGATCGCGCAGTGCGCTCGAAGCTGGCGAGTTGGGCGGTGAAGGCCCGCGGCCTGAAATACACCAGCTTCCGCGCCATCTCGGCGCTGTCGCGCGGCGAGCGGCCGGGGCCGGAAAACTCCATCGGCAAGCTGGTGGCGGGCTCCATGCTGCAGGACGTGGCGACCTATGCCCTCGACCTGCAGGGCGCCGCCGGCGTGCTGACCGGGCCGGACGAGGCCGACGCCGCGGGAAAATTCCAGGCCATGCTGCTCCGCTCGCCGGCCACCCGCGTCGAGGGCGGCACCGACGAAATCCTGCGCAACATCATCGCCGAGCGCGTGTTGGGCCTGCCCGGCGATATCCGGGTCGACAAGGACGTGCCGTTCAACAAGATCCCCACACGGGAACGATAG
- a CDS encoding enoyl-CoA hydratase/isomerase family protein, with protein MSKPLLIDHRDGVDHVTLNRPESLNALDPSLIDDLSVHFQGLQRNRDTRVVVLKGAGASFCAGLDLKHAMTKRAGRQEMPGVTESLDSQRRIADIVMLMRRCPQPIIALVQGAAAGGGFALALAADIRIATTSARMNCAFIKLGLGGCDIGTSYFLPRLVGVSVASELILTGRFIHAERALAVGLVSEVVEEGSLESAAAPYVEAMMMASPVGLRLSKECLNMAVDAGSMEAVIAMEDRNQVLCSRSEDFEEGIRAFMEKRKPVYVRR; from the coding sequence GTGTCCAAACCGCTGCTGATCGATCATCGCGACGGCGTGGATCATGTCACGCTGAATCGGCCGGAGAGTCTGAACGCGCTCGATCCCTCGCTGATCGATGACCTCAGCGTTCACTTCCAGGGCCTGCAGCGCAACCGCGATACCCGCGTCGTGGTGCTGAAAGGCGCCGGTGCATCGTTCTGCGCCGGGCTTGATCTCAAGCATGCCATGACAAAGCGGGCCGGACGGCAGGAGATGCCCGGCGTGACGGAGTCGCTGGATTCGCAGCGCCGCATCGCCGACATCGTGATGCTGATGCGGCGCTGCCCGCAACCGATCATCGCCTTGGTGCAGGGCGCCGCTGCCGGCGGTGGCTTCGCGCTGGCGCTGGCGGCAGACATCCGCATCGCCACCACCTCGGCGCGGATGAACTGCGCCTTCATCAAGCTCGGCCTCGGCGGCTGCGACATCGGCACCAGCTATTTTTTGCCGCGTCTCGTCGGCGTCTCCGTCGCTTCGGAACTGATCCTCACCGGCCGCTTCATTCACGCGGAGCGTGCGCTGGCCGTCGGGCTGGTCTCCGAAGTCGTCGAGGAGGGCAGTCTTGAGTCTGCCGCTGCGCCCTATGTCGAGGCCATGATGATGGCCTCGCCGGTGGGGCTGCGGCTGTCGAAGGAATGCCTCAACATGGCGGTGGATGCCGGCTCGATGGAGGCGGTGATTGCCATGGAAGACCGTAACCAGGTGCTGTGCAGCCGTTCGGAAGATTTTGAGGAAGGCATCCGCGCCTTCATGGAAAAGCGCAAGCCGGTTTACGTGCGGCGCTAG
- a CDS encoding DUF6537 domain-containing protein → MAGFISAIRATLTELMGQDDTAAPCLPPGLPDEVRTVALQGVAILIDYQGPGYAQLYCDRMRRFVGRRGVDDALFCEIARLLAVRMSYHDPIRIAQLKLAEPLAAGRAPVVDIRRFRADELISALPEIVGDPVLWALESVSCSHRTIAMRFSNVGWWSRRRLRLEASLRRWRLLSVRYEAERRWVERWLHMIDRALTNRPEAVAAIVQTATMIEGYGTGYRHGLAAWHQIIDGLAKPVFDGALHLPDLADAIRRARAVPLDPKGDQLRRAIAEIRARARTP, encoded by the coding sequence GTGGCAGGCTTCATCTCCGCAATTCGCGCCACGCTGACCGAGCTGATGGGTCAGGACGATACGGCGGCGCCTTGCCTGCCGCCCGGCCTGCCCGATGAGGTCAGGACGGTGGCGCTGCAGGGCGTGGCGATCCTGATCGACTACCAGGGGCCCGGTTATGCGCAGCTCTATTGCGACCGGATGCGCCGCTTCGTCGGTCGTCGCGGCGTCGATGACGCCCTGTTCTGCGAGATCGCGCGCCTGCTGGCGGTGCGCATGAGCTACCATGATCCGATCCGGATCGCGCAGCTCAAGCTCGCCGAGCCGCTCGCCGCCGGCCGCGCGCCGGTGGTCGATATCAGGCGATTCCGGGCCGACGAACTGATCTCGGCGCTGCCGGAGATCGTCGGCGATCCCGTGCTGTGGGCCCTGGAATCCGTCAGTTGCTCGCACCGGACGATCGCCATGCGCTTCAGCAACGTCGGCTGGTGGAGCAGGCGACGGCTCAGGCTGGAAGCTTCGTTGCGGCGCTGGCGGTTGCTGTCGGTTCGCTATGAGGCGGAGCGGCGCTGGGTCGAGCGCTGGCTGCACATGATCGACCGCGCGCTGACGAATCGTCCGGAGGCGGTCGCAGCGATCGTGCAGACCGCCACGATGATCGAGGGGTATGGCACCGGCTACCGACACGGCCTTGCCGCTTGGCATCAGATCATCGACGGTTTGGCGAAGCCTGTTTTCGACGGTGCGCTGCACCTGCCCGATCTGGCCGACGCCATCCGACGCGCCCGCGCGGTACCTCTCGATCCCAAGGGTGACCAATTGCGCAGGGCGATCGCGGAGATTCGGGCGCGGGCCCGAACGCCATGA
- a CDS encoding Crp/Fnr family transcriptional regulator — MDMDYLHHAGSAFASIFVVATCTMRTMIPLRVFGILTNVILIGISIPTHNYPTMVLHAVLLPLNAYRLHQMLQLVRDVKKSVNSDLSMEWLKPFMTERRCEAGEALFYKDEKAEDMFYIVSGRYRLVESGIELPVGAIVGELGMLSPSNERTQTLECIEAGTVLSVSYSQVEELYVQNPEFGFFFLRLASARLFENIDTLERRLAKNSGAAVVAVQPA, encoded by the coding sequence ATGGATATGGACTATCTTCACCACGCCGGCAGCGCGTTCGCATCGATCTTTGTGGTGGCGACCTGCACCATGAGAACGATGATCCCGCTGCGGGTGTTCGGCATTCTGACCAATGTGATCTTGATCGGAATCTCGATTCCGACCCACAATTATCCGACCATGGTGCTGCACGCGGTGCTGCTGCCGCTCAATGCCTATCGCCTGCACCAGATGCTGCAACTGGTGCGGGACGTGAAGAAGTCGGTCAACAGCGACCTGTCGATGGAATGGCTGAAGCCGTTCATGACCGAACGCAGGTGCGAGGCCGGGGAAGCACTCTTCTACAAGGACGAGAAAGCCGAGGACATGTTCTACATCGTCAGCGGCCGCTATCGCCTGGTGGAATCCGGCATTGAACTGCCGGTCGGCGCCATCGTCGGCGAACTCGGCATGCTGTCGCCGTCCAACGAGCGGACCCAGACGCTGGAATGCATCGAGGCGGGCACCGTGCTGAGCGTGAGCTATAGCCAGGTCGAAGAGCTCTACGTGCAGAATCCGGAGTTCGGCTTTTTCTTCCTGCGCTTGGCGAGCGCCCGGTTGTTCGAGAATATCGATACTCTGGAGCGCCGTCTGGCGAAGAACAGCGGCGCGGCGGTGGTCGCCGTGCAGCCGGCCTAG
- a CDS encoding DUF3307 domain-containing protein, translating into MSLPAMSSSVVLAPLVGWMLVLTVKHVVADFLLQNAWMAKGKDQKTGWALPLLAHCSVHLVLTTLIMLIIAPRFWFIGPVDFAIHITIDRLKGICVSRLGVTLQHPWFWSLIGIDQALHHLTGFALAIFIAANSGSAV; encoded by the coding sequence TTGTCACTTCCCGCAATGTCGTCGTCGGTTGTCTTGGCGCCTTTGGTCGGATGGATGCTGGTCCTGACGGTCAAGCATGTGGTCGCGGATTTCTTGCTGCAAAACGCCTGGATGGCGAAGGGCAAGGACCAGAAGACCGGTTGGGCACTGCCGCTGCTGGCGCATTGCTCCGTGCATCTGGTGCTCACCACTTTGATCATGCTGATCATCGCGCCGCGGTTCTGGTTCATCGGACCGGTCGATTTTGCGATCCACATCACCATCGACCGGCTCAAGGGAATTTGCGTGTCCAGGTTGGGCGTGACGCTGCAGCACCCTTGGTTCTGGTCGCTGATCGGGATCGACCAGGCGCTTCATCACCTGACCGGGTTTGCCCTTGCGATCTTCATCGCCGCGAACAGCGGATCCGCCGTCTAG
- a CDS encoding acetyl-CoA C-acetyltransferase, protein MAEAYIVAAARTAGGRKGGRLSGWHPADLAASVLNALVERSGADPAEIDDVIMGCVGQGGEQSVNIARNAVLASKLPESVPGTSVDRQCGSSQQALHFAAQAVMSGTMDMVIAAGVESMTRVPMGSPSTLAAKAGLGHYKSPGMERRYPNLQFSQFTGAEMMAEKYGLSRDELDQFAYDSHQRAIAATQAGRFKDEIIPLSITRADGTADTHHIDEGIRFDATLDGIRGVKLIQEGGKLTAASASQICDGASGVMVVNEAGLKRLGVKPMARIHHMTMMGGDPVIMLEAPLPATQRALQKAGMSIDDIDLYEVNEAFASVPTAWLKTVGADPAKLNVNGGAIALGHPLGGSGTKLMTTLLHALKQNGKRYGLQTMCEGGGMANVTIVERL, encoded by the coding sequence ATGGCCGAGGCCTATATCGTTGCAGCTGCCCGCACCGCCGGCGGCCGCAAGGGCGGCCGCCTCTCCGGCTGGCATCCGGCCGATCTGGCCGCCTCGGTGCTCAACGCTCTGGTTGAGCGCAGCGGCGCCGATCCCGCAGAGATTGACGACGTCATCATGGGCTGCGTCGGCCAGGGTGGCGAGCAATCTGTCAACATCGCGCGCAACGCGGTTCTGGCCTCGAAGCTGCCGGAGAGTGTGCCGGGCACCTCGGTCGACCGCCAGTGCGGGTCGTCGCAGCAGGCGCTGCATTTCGCCGCCCAGGCGGTGATGTCCGGCACCATGGATATGGTGATCGCCGCCGGCGTCGAGAGCATGACGCGCGTGCCGATGGGCTCGCCGAGCACGCTGGCCGCAAAGGCCGGCCTCGGCCACTACAAGAGCCCGGGCATGGAACGGCGCTACCCCAACCTCCAGTTCAGCCAGTTCACCGGCGCGGAGATGATGGCGGAGAAGTACGGTCTCTCCAGGGATGAACTCGACCAATTCGCCTATGATAGCCACCAGCGCGCCATTGCGGCGACACAGGCCGGACGTTTCAAGGACGAGATCATTCCGCTCTCGATCACCCGCGCTGATGGCACCGCCGACACCCACCACATCGACGAGGGCATCCGCTTCGACGCCACGCTGGACGGCATCCGTGGGGTCAAGCTGATCCAGGAAGGCGGCAAGCTGACTGCCGCTTCGGCCAGCCAGATCTGCGACGGCGCCTCGGGCGTCATGGTGGTCAACGAGGCCGGCCTGAAGCGGCTGGGCGTCAAGCCGATGGCCCGTATCCATCACATGACCATGATGGGCGGCGATCCGGTGATCATGCTGGAGGCGCCGCTTCCCGCAACCCAGCGCGCACTGCAGAAGGCCGGGATGTCGATCGACGACATCGACCTTTATGAAGTCAACGAAGCCTTCGCCTCGGTGCCCACGGCCTGGCTCAAGACCGTCGGTGCCGATCCCGCAAAACTCAACGTCAACGGCGGCGCCATTGCGCTCGGCCATCCGCTCGGCGGCTCCGGCACCAAGCTGATGACAACGCTGCTTCACGCCCTGAAGCAGAACGGCAAACGTTACGGGTTGCAGACCATGTGCGAAGGCGGCGGCATGGCCAATGTGACGATCGTGGAACGGCTCTGA